In Nocardia sp. NBC_00403, the DNA window CGAGACGATCGGGCGGTATGACGGCCGCCGCGCCGAAATGCGTGCCGAGCACGGCAATACTGCGACCCAGCACCTCATCCCCGACGAAATGCGATCGAGCGAGCTCGGCCCCGAGCTCGGCGACCCTGGCGGCCGGTTCCGGCACCCCGGCGATCGCCTCGAATTCACCTGCCAGCCTGGCCAGCAGCGCACATGTTTCCTCGGCACTCATCGGCACCACATGGTCTCGGACCCCACCTGTGAGTGCAGCCGTCCAGCGGCCGGCCAGGGCGTGCGGGTCGTCCGAATCCGGCCCGGGCCCGGCATCCCAACCCATGGGTCATGATCCTAACCGCGTTGGCCGCCGCGCGTGAACTACAGCAGGCTGAGCGCTGCTGGGATACTATGGCGGCGCCTCCGCCCTTTGGGTGCGGGCGTGGCCGAAATATGCGCGGCACGAAAGGATTTCATAATCCATGACCAGACCGAGTTGGGCTCCCGATGACATTGATCTGGATCGCCCGAGCGCGTCGCGGGTGTACGACTATTTCGTCGGCGGCATGCACAACTTCGAGATCGACCGGCAGCTCGCACAGCAGATCGAGGCGTTCACGCCCGACGTCGCCGAGACCATGCGCGCGAACCGAGACCTGTTGCGCCGCTGCGTGCGCTTCCTCATCGATGCCGGGATCAGCCAGTTCCTCGACATCGGGTCCGGAATTCCCACGGTCGGCAATGTGCACGAAGTCGCCCAGGGGCGTGACCCGTCGGCCCGCGTGGTCTACGTCGACATCGATCCCGTCGCGGTCGCGCACAGCCGAGCGATCCTCGGCGATGACCCGAACACCGCAATCATCCAGGCCGACATCAGCGACCCCGACGCCATCCTGTCAGACCCCCAGGTAGCCAAGCTGATCGACTTCGACCAGCCGGTGGCGGTCCTGCTGCTCGGCGTGCTGCATTTCGTCTCGGATGCGGCCGACCCGCTCGGCTGCGTGGCCGGTCTGCGCGACGCGGTCGCCCCCGGCAGCTTCCTGGCCATCACCCACGCCACCTCCGATGGCCAGCCCACCGAGGTCCTCGAGGCGCAGAAACTCTCCGGCCGCACCTCGACCGAAATCGTGCTCCGCTCGAAGGCCGAGATCACCGAGTACTTCGACGGCTGGTCGCTGGTCGAACCCGGACTCGTCCACTTGCCGCTGTGGCGGCCCGACAACCCCGACGACATCGGTGCGCATCCCGAACAGTCCGGTGCCTATGGGGGCGTGGCACGTAAACACTGACGAGAAGTGTCGTGGCGCGATCTTTTCACCTCTGTTTAACCCGCGTCTCATCACGAGGTTCGCCCAAGGCCGCGCTGTCCCGGTCGGGGCATGTTCTTCGTGAATGCACGATTGCGGCCATAGTTTCCGTGTTAAGAGTGATTCGTGGTGGAGGCAATCGAGCCAGTCGGCAGTTCGGGCGTGGGCGACGCGGCCTGGTTGCGCCTGGAGGATCAGGTGCGCTGGTACGCAGACAAGAGCCGGCGAGCCCAAAAAGCTTATAAGCAAGTAAAACTCGGTCAAATCGCAGTCGGTGCGATCGTTCCGGTGCTGGCAGCGACGGGTGTGGCGGGCTACGTTACGGCCATCGTCGCCGCGGCGGTGGTCATCGCGGAAGGGGCGCAACAGCTGTTCCAGTGGCAGTCCGATTGGATCCACTTTCGTGCCGCCGCAGAAGCGCTCAGACATGAGCGGTTTCTCTACCTGGCCGAAGCCGGTCCCTACACCGGAGCGGACCGACGCCGGATACTGGCCGAACGGGTTGAGGCACTTACTGCCGGGGAGAACAGAGCATGGGCCGTCGAGCGGGCGGGTCCGGACCGGTCGAATCCGACCGCGGGGAACCGGGCGCCGGTAGACTGAGTCCGTGGGGGCGTCCCGAGGCGCTGGGTCCAGTTCTTCTGTGAGGCAATGGAATGCGCATCCGTGCCGGTGGGTCGGTATTTCTCAGTCATACCTCCGACATGGCCGGATACCCGGCGGACCGATCGTTCGTACAAGTAGCTATCGATGCGGTGCTGAAGGCCGGTCTGCGGCCGGTCGATATGAGCCACTTCGCGGCATCCAGCGACGTCCCGGCCGAGTATTGCGAGCGGCGGGTCCGCGAATGTGATGTCTATCTGGGCCTGATCGGTTTCCGGTATGGCAGCCGGGTACCGGGAACCGCCGAGGACCTCTCGTATACCGAACTCGAGTTCGCCGCCGCGACGCGGGCGCGTATCCCGCGGATCATTTTCGTATTGCATGAAGACGCGCCGATACCTGTTCGGCTGCTCGATCGCGATCGCGACGACATCGATGCCTTCCGGTACCGGCTGCAACATGCCGGACTGATTGTCCGAAAATTCGAGTCGGCGCAAGACCTGGGCGCGGCGGTACTGCACGCCCTGTTCGAACGCCAAAACGAACAGCAGGCCGCCGATGACGTTTCGGGCTTCCCGTCGGTTGCCGCGCGTCGGCCGTGGATGGCGCCGCCGCTGGACCGCATGGTCGAACGCCCGGAACTCGGCGGTTGGCTGATCGATGCGCTCTGTGCCCCGAGCCCTGTCGACGTCGGGTTGACGACGGGGCTGCGCGGCGCGGGCGGGTTCGGCAAGACGATGCTCGCCAATTGGGTTTCCCACCAAGCTGAAATAAAGCAGCGCTACCCGGGTGGGCTGCTGTGGGTGGCGCTCGGCCAGGAGGTACACGGCGCGGACCTGGCCGAGCGCATCAACGACATCGCGTACCTGTTGGACGGGAAGCGGCCATCGATCTCGGAACCTGATATCGCCGGTGCGGAACTGGGCCGACTACTCGACCAGCGCCCGCCGGTGCTGATCATCGTCGACGACGTCTGGGAGGAATCGCAGCTGCGACCGTTCCGCTACGGCGGGCGGGAATGCACCCGGTTGGTTACCACCCGTATGCCAGATATATTGCCGAGCCGCTGTGTGAGCATTCCGGTCGACGAGATGTCCACCGCACAGGCCGGCGAACTGGTCGGCAGTGGCGTCGACGGGCTCCCGCCACTCATCATTGATGGGTTGATCCGAGCGTCGGGCCGGTGGCCGGTGCTGCTCAACCTGATCAATGGAGCGCTGCGCCATCGGGTTTCCCGGGGGGAGTCCCCGCAGCATGCCGCCGCGGATGTGCTGGCGCTGCTGGCGAAACAGGGGCCTTCGGCACTCGATACCGCCAGGTCCACGGAGCGAGCGCGGGCAATCGAAGCGACCATGAACGCAAGCCTGCGTCTGCTCGACCACGAAGACCTGGGACGCTACCTCGATCTGGCAATCTTTCCGGAGGACGTGGAGATCCCGATTCCGGTGCTGGAGATGCTGTGGCCGGGCCGTCGGGGCGACGCGCTGTGCGGGGAGCTGGTCAACCTCGGGCTGGTTGCGGACTATCGGCTCGATCCGCCGGGCCCTCGGTTGATTATCCACGACGTGATCCGGGCATACTTGCGCGCGCACCGCAGTCCGACAGAACTGCGAGACGCACATGCCCGCTTGATAATCGCGGTGCGTGCGCGATTGCTTCCGTCCGAGGAGACCCCACCGACGCCCTGGTGGCTGTTGCCCGCGGAGGATTCCTACCTCTGGCGCTTCGTGCCGTACCATCTCGCCGAGGCACACCTGATCGACGAACTGGCCGCCTTGGTCTGTGACCTGCGCTGGACCGAGGCAAAAACCCGGCTACTCGGTTCGGTGATCGGTGCCGCGGCCGATGTGGCACTGGTGGACTCCGGTGTCGCCAACGTGCTGCATAACGTGCTGAACCGGTCGTCCCGCCTGCTGGAACCGATACCACCGCCTACCACGCTGGGCGCGACGCTGGCCAGTCGAGTGCACGGAATGCCCGAACTGGCAACGGTTTTGGACCGGTACCTGCCCTCTCTGCCCGCCCCCCGGCTGGAGCCGCGGTGGCTGCTACCCGACCGGGTCACGTTTGAGGACACCACAAGCGCGGCGGTCGGCGCGGTGACCAGTTGCGCGTTCTCTCCGGACGGCGTGCTGCTCGCGACCGCGTGCGGCGACGGCACGATCCGATTCTGGTGCACTGCGGATGGATCCCTGAACTCGATACTGCCCGGCCATGCCGGTGAGATTTTCTACTGTGTCTTCGCACCGAACGGCCGACTGGTCGCGGCTGCCAGTACCGACGGCCGGGTGTGGCTGTGGGAACTGGCCACCCGCACGCTGTGGACCGTCCTCGTACACGCCGAGTGGGTGACCAGTTGCGAGTTCTCCCCGGATGGACGACTTATCGCGACGTCCAGCGATGACGGCGTCGTCCGGCTATGGTCGGTCGCCGATGGCACCTTGTCCGGCACCCTCACCGGTCACATCGGCCGGGTGACCGACTGCACGTTCTCCCCGGACGGAACCCGCATCGCCACCACCGGTTTCGACACCACGGTGCGCTTGTGGGAGGTGGCCACCGGGCGGCTCGAGCTGGTGCTGCGCGGTCATCGCAACAATGTGTGGGGCTGCGCGTTCTCCCCGGACGGAACGTTGCTCGCGACCACGGGGCACGACAGCACCGTCCGATTGTGGCGCTGCGCCGACGGGACGGAATCGGCGGTGCTGATCGGACCCGACATGTGGATGCGCAAATGCGCGTTCTCTCCGGACGGAACCCTGCTCGTCGCCGCCGCAGGAAACGGGGCGGTGCCGCTGTGGCGGGTATCGGACCACACCGAGTACGGCACCATGACCGGGCATACCGACTGGGTCCGCGAGTGCCACTTCTCGCCGGACGGAAACCTGGTGGCCACCACCGGGTTCGACGGAACAGTACGGCTGTGGCAGGTGGCGGACTGCACCGCACAGCTGGTACTCGGTGGTTCGTCCACCAGAGTGAACGGTTGCGCGATATCCCCCGACGGGAAGACACTTGCCGCAGTCGGCAACGATCAGACCGCGCGGCTCTACGAAGTGTCGAGCGGACGCGAACTGGCTACGCTCCGTGGACACGTGGACTGGGTGCGCGACTGCGCGTTCGCTCCTGACGGAAGCCTGGTGGCAACCGTCGGTAGCGACGGTGTGGCGCGACTGTGGGAAGTCGACTCCGGGGCCGAATGGGCCACGCTGCACGGCCATTCCGACCGGATCCGCCGCTGCACCTTCTCGCCGGACGGCAGGCTGCTCGCCACCGCGAGCAGTGACCGCACAGTCCGCCTATGGGATGTCGATGCCCGCCGCGCGGTGAAAGTGCTTACCGGCCACCAGGAGTGGGTGGAGAGCTGTGCTTTCTCCCCGGATGGAAACCTGCTCGTGACCACCGGGTTCGACATGAAGGCCCGAGTGTGGCGGGCTCCCGACTGGACCGAGGTGGCCGTGCTGTCGGGGCACACCGACAGCGTAACCCACTGCGCCGTTTCTCCGGACGGAGCGTTGCTGGCCACTGCTTCCGACGACCAGACGACGCGAATCTGGCGGATCGCCACCGGTGCGGGCGAGACTGTGCTCGAGGGCCACACCGGATGGGTCGAGAACTGTGCGTTCTCGCCGGATGGTGGCCTGCTCGCCACAGTCAGCAGTGATCAGACGATACGGCTGTGGGACCTCGCGACCGGTAAATGCCATTGCGCGCTGCGGCTCGCCGCGCCACTGCTCGGCGTCGCCTGGCATCCGGACGGCACCCGCCTGTGCGCCGTCGGAGACGCTGGGATCTACCTTCTCACGTACCGGAGATGACGCCATGGTTCACGGCCGAGACCCGGGTACCGGCTGCGCAGACGGGCGTCGAATCTATATCCATCGACACACATTGCGCTGCCTCATAACTCAGGCACCCGAGCTGGGCCCGGAGGTGTGCGATGTACTGGCCGTAGTGCGCGCTGCGAAGCTGATCCACCATCACCTCGTCGAAACAGGCGGCCTCCTCGGCTTGGTGCGCCCGGTGATCGCGGAGCGGTTCGACGACTCGTTCTCCTGGAAGGCACCGCTGTCGTCGCTGTTGCACCGACTGGCATACCGTCCGTGCTTCCCGCGGGACCGCGGGGCCGTGTGGCCGGTACTCCAACCGGAGGAAGGTGTGGTAGCCACCTGTACCGAGGCCGGTTACTACACATTCGCCACTGGAGATGCCGCGGCGGAGCGCATGTTCGCCGATCATGTACCGATGGCAGAACTGCAGCACTCGCTGGCCGCCGGTCGAGGGCCGGGCGATCTCACCCTCATCAAGGGTCGGAGCTTGGCTCGCATCGACCCACGGCTCGGAGTGGGCCGGGTGGGCCATCGATACGCGGCGGCACTGGCCGCCGGTACGGCCGACGGGCACCGGGCAGACGAGGTCGACGCACACAGCCGTGCCGACTGTCTGGCACGGGTACAACAGCTCGCTGATACGGTGCTGCCCGATGCCACCGCCGACGAACGTCGGGTAGTCGGCGACCTGACCACGTCGCTGGCGCGTTCCTTCCAGCTGATGAATAGCCTCTAGCGGAGATAGGCAGATGACCGGCGACCTCGAGAAC includes these proteins:
- a CDS encoding DUF4231 domain-containing protein, with protein sequence MVEAIEPVGSSGVGDAAWLRLEDQVRWYADKSRRAQKAYKQVKLGQIAVGAIVPVLAATGVAGYVTAIVAAAVVIAEGAQQLFQWQSDWIHFRAAAEALRHERFLYLAEAGPYTGADRRRILAERVEALTAGENRAWAVERAGPDRSNPTAGNRAPVD
- a CDS encoding SAM-dependent methyltransferase gives rise to the protein MTRPSWAPDDIDLDRPSASRVYDYFVGGMHNFEIDRQLAQQIEAFTPDVAETMRANRDLLRRCVRFLIDAGISQFLDIGSGIPTVGNVHEVAQGRDPSARVVYVDIDPVAVAHSRAILGDDPNTAIIQADISDPDAILSDPQVAKLIDFDQPVAVLLLGVLHFVSDAADPLGCVAGLRDAVAPGSFLAITHATSDGQPTEVLEAQKLSGRTSTEIVLRSKAEITEYFDGWSLVEPGLVHLPLWRPDNPDDIGAHPEQSGAYGGVARKH
- a CDS encoding DUF4062 domain-containing protein — encoded protein: MRIRAGGSVFLSHTSDMAGYPADRSFVQVAIDAVLKAGLRPVDMSHFAASSDVPAEYCERRVRECDVYLGLIGFRYGSRVPGTAEDLSYTELEFAAATRARIPRIIFVLHEDAPIPVRLLDRDRDDIDAFRYRLQHAGLIVRKFESAQDLGAAVLHALFERQNEQQAADDVSGFPSVAARRPWMAPPLDRMVERPELGGWLIDALCAPSPVDVGLTTGLRGAGGFGKTMLANWVSHQAEIKQRYPGGLLWVALGQEVHGADLAERINDIAYLLDGKRPSISEPDIAGAELGRLLDQRPPVLIIVDDVWEESQLRPFRYGGRECTRLVTTRMPDILPSRCVSIPVDEMSTAQAGELVGSGVDGLPPLIIDGLIRASGRWPVLLNLINGALRHRVSRGESPQHAAADVLALLAKQGPSALDTARSTERARAIEATMNASLRLLDHEDLGRYLDLAIFPEDVEIPIPVLEMLWPGRRGDALCGELVNLGLVADYRLDPPGPRLIIHDVIRAYLRAHRSPTELRDAHARLIIAVRARLLPSEETPPTPWWLLPAEDSYLWRFVPYHLAEAHLIDELAALVCDLRWTEAKTRLLGSVIGAAADVALVDSGVANVLHNVLNRSSRLLEPIPPPTTLGATLASRVHGMPELATVLDRYLPSLPAPRLEPRWLLPDRVTFEDTTSAAVGAVTSCAFSPDGVLLATACGDGTIRFWCTADGSLNSILPGHAGEIFYCVFAPNGRLVAAASTDGRVWLWELATRTLWTVLVHAEWVTSCEFSPDGRLIATSSDDGVVRLWSVADGTLSGTLTGHIGRVTDCTFSPDGTRIATTGFDTTVRLWEVATGRLELVLRGHRNNVWGCAFSPDGTLLATTGHDSTVRLWRCADGTESAVLIGPDMWMRKCAFSPDGTLLVAAAGNGAVPLWRVSDHTEYGTMTGHTDWVRECHFSPDGNLVATTGFDGTVRLWQVADCTAQLVLGGSSTRVNGCAISPDGKTLAAVGNDQTARLYEVSSGRELATLRGHVDWVRDCAFAPDGSLVATVGSDGVARLWEVDSGAEWATLHGHSDRIRRCTFSPDGRLLATASSDRTVRLWDVDARRAVKVLTGHQEWVESCAFSPDGNLLVTTGFDMKARVWRAPDWTEVAVLSGHTDSVTHCAVSPDGALLATASDDQTTRIWRIATGAGETVLEGHTGWVENCAFSPDGGLLATVSSDQTIRLWDLATGKCHCALRLAAPLLGVAWHPDGTRLCAVGDAGIYLLTYRR